From Stenotrophomonas nitritireducens, the proteins below share one genomic window:
- a CDS encoding LacI family DNA-binding transcriptional regulator produces MDKPKKSVRRKTAGVTIDEVAALAGVSPMTVSRVINQGKVRDLTRERVMQAVRELGYTPNLAASTLAAAQHTRIALIYTNPSGAYLRELLVGLLRVASSSAIQLVVDYWDELDTEAERNAARALAGRVDGVILPPPLCESQAAVTELVKAGIPVVAIASGHLSDEISCVRIDDFHAGKEMAEYLIQQGHSRIGFIRGRKDLSASARRYDGFITALHEAGLEVDAGLVQRGDYTYRSGLAAAEKLLSHRRPPTAIIASNDDMGAAAISVAHRRGLDVPRDLSVVGFDDSSAATTVWPELTTIHQPIASMANAAIDILLRSIRRKADSAPVLMDHVVPHRLVARDSVAAPPKRR; encoded by the coding sequence TTGGACAAGCCGAAGAAATCGGTCCGCCGCAAGACCGCTGGCGTGACGATCGACGAGGTGGCGGCCCTTGCCGGGGTGTCGCCGATGACCGTGTCGCGGGTGATCAACCAGGGCAAGGTCCGTGACCTCACCCGCGAGCGCGTCATGCAGGCGGTGCGCGAGCTCGGCTATACGCCCAACCTGGCCGCAAGCACGCTGGCCGCCGCGCAGCACACGCGCATTGCGCTGATCTACACCAATCCCAGCGGCGCCTACCTGCGCGAACTGCTGGTCGGGCTGCTGCGGGTCGCGTCCAGTTCCGCGATCCAGCTGGTTGTCGATTACTGGGATGAGTTGGATACCGAGGCCGAACGCAACGCCGCGCGTGCGCTGGCCGGCCGCGTGGATGGCGTCATCCTGCCGCCGCCGCTGTGCGAGTCGCAGGCCGCGGTGACCGAGCTGGTCAAGGCTGGCATTCCGGTGGTGGCGATCGCATCGGGGCATCTGAGCGACGAAATTTCCTGCGTGCGCATCGATGATTTCCATGCCGGCAAGGAAATGGCCGAGTACCTGATCCAGCAGGGCCACAGCCGCATCGGCTTCATCCGTGGGCGCAAGGATCTCAGCGCAAGCGCGCGGCGCTACGACGGCTTCATCACCGCGCTGCACGAGGCCGGGCTGGAAGTGGATGCCGGGCTGGTCCAGCGCGGCGACTACACCTACCGCTCGGGGCTGGCTGCGGCTGAGAAGCTGCTGTCGCACCGGCGGCCGCCAACCGCCATCATCGCCAGCAACGACGACATGGGCGCAGCAGCCATCTCGGTAGCCCATCGACGTGGCCTGGATGTTCCCCGCGACCTGTCGGTGGTCGGCTTCGATGACAGCTCGGCCGCAACCACCGTGTGGCCGGAACTCACCACCATCCACCAGCCCATCGCCTCGATGGCGAACGCCGCCATCGACATCCTGCTGCGCAGCATCCGCCGCAAGGCCGACAGCGCGCCGGTATTGATGGACCACGTGGTGCCGCATCGTCTGGTGGCGCGCGACTCGGTTGCGGCGCCGCCCAAGCGGCGTTAA
- a CDS encoding glycoside hydrolase family 3 protein, whose protein sequence is MTNHDSTRARTGVLLAAMLLALVACKGEDAPAASAAAPASADANPWPQVAWPLAEDAALEKRISDLMATMTVEEKVGQLVQGDIGSLTPDDVRKYRLGSILAGGNSDPGGRYDASPAEWLALADAFYEASMDTSQGGKAIPVVFGIDAVHGQSNIVGATLFPHNIGLGAARNPQLLHRIGEITALETRATGMEWTFAPTVAVPQDDRWGRTYEGYSESPDVVASYAGAMVEGLQGKVGTPDFLDGRHVIASVKHFLGDGGTTDGKDQGDTRISEAELVRIHAAGYPPAIAAGAQTAMASFNSVNGEKMHGNKPYLTDVLKGRMHFGGFVVGDWNGHGQVKGCTTTDCPATINAGLDMAMASDSWKGFYETTLAAAKAGTIPQERLDDAVRRILRVKMRLGLFEAGKPSSRAVGGQFALIGAPEHRAVARQAVRESLVLLKNQGGVLPLSPKQRILVAGDGANDVGKQAGGWTLNWQGTGTTRKDFPNADSIYEGIAQQAKAAGGDAVLAVDGKYTQKPDVAVVVFGENPYAEFQGDLPTLAYKPGDETDLALIKRIKAEGIPVVAVFLSGRPLWVNREINAADAFVAAWLPGSEGAGIADVLLRKPDGSVQHDFKGKLSFSWPRTATQYANNVGQKDYDPLFAFGFGLTYADNGDLAALPEVSGVTGEEGAAGVFFARGDTGSGIALRMEDKSGQGVTVTKVPEALDGDLLRITGVDHLAQEDGRRLAWSGKGEAIVALQSHTALDLQRESNGDLMLLTTLRVDAAPRGDAWLSVGCGAGCTARVAIAPTLAKLPVGQWTRVGVPLKCLAAAGADVGKLDRPWSLGSAGAMTVSVSRVALGALNEAETTVACGA, encoded by the coding sequence ATGACAAACCACGATTCCACCCGTGCCCGTACCGGCGTACTGCTCGCCGCGATGCTGCTGGCCCTGGTTGCCTGCAAGGGCGAGGACGCGCCCGCTGCCTCCGCTGCTGCCCCCGCCTCCGCTGATGCCAATCCCTGGCCACAGGTTGCGTGGCCGCTGGCCGAAGATGCAGCGCTTGAAAAACGCATCAGCGATCTGATGGCCACCATGACGGTCGAGGAAAAGGTTGGCCAGCTGGTACAGGGCGACATTGGCAGCCTGACCCCGGACGACGTGCGCAAATACCGGCTTGGTTCGATCCTGGCCGGGGGCAACTCCGACCCCGGTGGTCGCTACGATGCCTCGCCTGCGGAATGGTTGGCACTGGCCGACGCGTTCTATGAGGCGTCGATGGATACCTCACAGGGTGGCAAGGCGATCCCGGTGGTGTTCGGCATCGACGCTGTGCACGGGCAGAGCAACATCGTCGGGGCCACCCTGTTCCCGCACAACATCGGCTTGGGCGCGGCACGCAACCCGCAGCTGCTGCACCGCATTGGTGAAATCACCGCGCTGGAAACCCGCGCTACTGGCATGGAATGGACGTTCGCGCCCACTGTGGCGGTGCCGCAGGACGACCGCTGGGGCCGCACCTACGAGGGCTATTCCGAATCACCGGACGTGGTTGCCAGCTATGCCGGTGCGATGGTGGAAGGCCTGCAGGGAAAAGTGGGGACGCCGGACTTCCTCGACGGCCGCCACGTCATCGCCTCGGTAAAACACTTCCTGGGTGATGGCGGCACCACCGATGGCAAGGACCAGGGCGATACCCGGATCAGCGAGGCCGAACTGGTGCGCATCCATGCCGCCGGTTATCCGCCTGCGATCGCTGCTGGTGCGCAGACCGCGATGGCCTCGTTCAACAGCGTCAACGGCGAGAAGATGCACGGCAACAAGCCGTACCTGACCGATGTGCTGAAGGGCCGCATGCACTTTGGCGGCTTTGTGGTTGGCGACTGGAACGGCCACGGCCAAGTCAAGGGCTGCACCACCACCGATTGCCCGGCCACCATCAACGCCGGCCTGGACATGGCCATGGCTTCGGACAGCTGGAAGGGCTTCTACGAGACCACGCTGGCTGCAGCCAAGGCCGGCACGATCCCGCAGGAGCGGCTGGACGACGCCGTGCGCCGCATCCTGCGGGTGAAAATGCGGCTAGGCCTGTTTGAAGCAGGCAAGCCATCGTCGCGTGCGGTCGGCGGCCAGTTCGCGCTGATCGGTGCGCCGGAACACCGCGCGGTTGCGCGGCAGGCCGTGCGCGAATCGCTGGTGCTGCTGAAGAACCAGGGCGGGGTGCTGCCACTGTCGCCGAAGCAACGCATCCTGGTGGCCGGCGACGGCGCCAACGATGTCGGCAAGCAGGCCGGCGGTTGGACGCTCAACTGGCAGGGTACCGGCACCACCCGCAAGGATTTCCCGAATGCGGACAGCATCTACGAAGGCATCGCGCAGCAGGCCAAGGCGGCCGGTGGTGATGCGGTGCTTGCCGTCGACGGCAAGTACACGCAGAAGCCCGATGTCGCGGTGGTGGTGTTCGGTGAGAATCCTTACGCCGAGTTCCAGGGTGATCTGCCGACCCTGGCGTACAAGCCGGGAGATGAAACCGACCTAGCGTTGATCAAGCGCATCAAGGCCGAAGGCATTCCGGTGGTGGCGGTGTTCCTGAGCGGGCGCCCGTTGTGGGTGAACCGCGAGATCAACGCAGCTGACGCGTTCGTGGCGGCGTGGTTGCCGGGTTCAGAAGGCGCCGGTATCGCCGATGTGTTGCTGCGCAAGCCTGACGGCAGCGTGCAGCATGACTTCAAGGGCAAGCTCAGCTTCAGCTGGCCGCGTACCGCCACGCAATACGCCAACAACGTGGGCCAGAAGGATTACGACCCGCTGTTCGCATTCGGTTTCGGTTTGACCTATGCCGACAACGGCGACCTGGCCGCGCTGCCCGAGGTGTCCGGTGTCACCGGGGAGGAAGGCGCGGCAGGCGTGTTCTTCGCCCGCGGCGACACCGGCTCCGGCATCGCGCTGCGGATGGAAGACAAGAGCGGGCAGGGCGTGACCGTCACCAAGGTGCCCGAAGCGCTGGACGGCGATCTGCTCAGGATCACCGGGGTAGATCACCTGGCACAGGAAGACGGTCGCCGCCTTGCGTGGTCCGGCAAGGGCGAGGCAATCGTTGCCTTGCAGTCCCACACCGCGCTGGACCTGCAACGAGAGAGCAACGGCGACCTGATGCTGTTGACCACGCTGCGTGTTGATGCGGCGCCGCGTGGTGATGCATGGCTGTCGGTCGGCTGCGGCGCGGGATGCACGGCACGTGTCGCGATCGCGCCGACTTTGGCGAAGCTGCCGGTGGGCCAGTGGACGCGTGTCGGCGTACCGCTGAAGTGCCTGGCGGCTGCCGGGGCGGATGTCGGCAAGCTGGACCGGCCCTGGTCGCTGGGCAGCGCCGGCGCAATGACGGTGTCGGTGTCCCGCGTTGCGCTGGGCGCATTGAACGAAGCGGAGACCACGGTCGCATGCGGCGCGTGA
- a CDS encoding sugar porter family MFS transporter gives MNQATTGGENTRLIVLISVVATIGGFLFGFDSGVINGTQDGLHQAFKSGEWMQGFEIASMLLGCAVGAFSAGRLSDNLGRRNVLIISAVMFLLSAIGAGAAASSAWFIVARVVGGFAVGAASVISPAYIAEVAPARYRGRLATVQQIAIISGLTAAFLSNYLLAAKAGASTEALWGGHAAWRWMFWMQAVPSLLFLLLLLTIPESPRYLVVKRRKEDALRVLTRLFGATGAQAKLEEIDASLSTDHHRPQLSDLKNKATGKIRPIVWVGIGLATFQQLVGINVVFYYGAVLWQAVGFSENDALLINVLSGALSIGACIVTVLLIDRIGRKPLLWVGSAGMAASLALVVIAFASGSLVDGHLQLPGRMGTLALVAANAYVVFFNLSWGPVMWVMLGEMFPNQIRGSALAVAGAAQWTSNFAVTVTFPILLAATGLAATYSIYLVAAVISVFFVLKYVHETKGKELEQMEG, from the coding sequence ATGAACCAGGCAACGACCGGGGGTGAGAACACCCGGCTGATCGTACTGATCAGCGTAGTAGCGACGATTGGCGGATTCCTGTTCGGATTCGACAGCGGGGTCATCAATGGCACACAGGATGGCCTGCACCAGGCGTTCAAGTCCGGCGAGTGGATGCAGGGCTTCGAGATCGCTTCGATGCTGCTCGGCTGCGCGGTGGGTGCGTTCAGCGCCGGCCGGCTGTCCGATAATCTGGGCCGGCGCAATGTGCTGATCATCTCGGCGGTCATGTTCCTGCTGTCGGCAATTGGTGCCGGCGCGGCCGCGTCGTCGGCCTGGTTCATCGTTGCGCGGGTGGTGGGCGGTTTTGCGGTCGGCGCGGCCAGCGTCATTTCGCCGGCCTATATCGCCGAGGTCGCACCCGCGCGCTACCGTGGCCGGCTCGCCACGGTCCAGCAGATCGCCATCATCAGCGGGCTCACCGCCGCGTTCCTGTCCAATTACCTGCTGGCCGCCAAGGCCGGCGCCTCCACCGAGGCCTTGTGGGGCGGTCACGCCGCGTGGCGCTGGATGTTCTGGATGCAGGCGGTGCCATCGCTGCTGTTCCTGCTGCTGTTGCTGACCATCCCGGAAAGCCCGCGCTACCTGGTGGTCAAGCGCCGCAAGGAAGATGCGCTGCGCGTGCTTACCCGGCTGTTCGGTGCCACCGGTGCGCAGGCCAAGCTGGAGGAAATCGACGCATCGCTCTCTACCGATCACCACCGTCCGCAGCTCTCCGACCTGAAGAACAAGGCTACCGGAAAGATCCGCCCGATCGTTTGGGTCGGCATCGGCCTGGCCACCTTCCAGCAGCTGGTCGGCATAAATGTGGTGTTCTATTACGGGGCCGTGTTGTGGCAGGCGGTCGGCTTCTCGGAGAACGACGCACTGCTGATCAACGTCCTGTCCGGTGCGCTCAGCATCGGTGCCTGCATCGTCACCGTGCTGCTGATTGACCGCATCGGCCGCAAGCCGCTGCTGTGGGTGGGCTCGGCCGGCATGGCGGCTTCTTTGGCGCTGGTGGTGATCGCATTTGCGAGCGGCTCGCTGGTCGACGGCCATCTGCAATTGCCCGGCCGCATGGGCACGCTGGCGCTGGTGGCCGCCAATGCCTACGTGGTGTTCTTCAACCTGTCTTGGGGCCCGGTGATGTGGGTGATGCTGGGCGAGATGTTCCCCAACCAGATCCGTGGTTCGGCACTGGCCGTGGCCGGTGCGGCGCAATGGACATCTAACTTTGCCGTGACGGTGACATTCCCGATCCTGCTGGCGGCAACCGGGTTGGCGGCGACCTACAGCATCTACCTGGTGGCGGCCGTCATTTCGGTGTTCTTCGTACTCAAGTACGTGCACGAAACCAAGGGCAAGGAACTGGAGCAGATGGAGGGATGA
- the xylA gene encoding xylose isomerase: MSTQPFIGAKEYFPGIGRIPFEGRGSDNPLAFKVYDANKIIGGKTMQEHLRFAVCYWHTFCNAGHDPFGPGTRHFPWEAGSPMATAEAKVDAAFEFFTKLGVPYWCFHDIDLAPDADDIGQYEKNLKHMVGLAKARQDATGMKLLWGTANLFSHPRYMNGASTNPDFAVVARAAVQVKAALEATVELGGEHYVFWGGREGYASLVNTQMKREVDHFARFLTMARDYGRSIGLKGNFLIEPKPMEPMKHQYDFDSATVAGFLKQHGLEKDFKLNIEANHATLSGHTFEHDLQVAADRGLLGSIDANRGNAQNGWDTDQFPTDLYDTVGAMLVVLRQGGLEGGLNFDAKVRRESTDMEDLFIAHVGGMDAFARGLEVAHALLTESPLEQWRQQRYASFDSGAGREFENGALSLADLVNLAGKAGEPAQISGKQEKYENLLNQYLLR; this comes from the coding sequence ATGAGCACGCAGCCCTTCATCGGCGCCAAGGAATACTTCCCCGGCATCGGCCGCATCCCGTTCGAGGGCCGCGGTTCGGACAACCCGCTCGCGTTCAAGGTCTATGACGCGAACAAGATCATCGGTGGCAAGACCATGCAGGAACACCTGCGCTTCGCGGTCTGTTACTGGCACACCTTCTGCAACGCCGGCCACGATCCGTTCGGGCCGGGCACGCGTCATTTCCCGTGGGAAGCCGGTTCGCCGATGGCCACCGCCGAAGCCAAGGTGGATGCGGCATTCGAGTTCTTCACCAAGCTGGGCGTGCCGTACTGGTGCTTCCACGATATCGATCTGGCACCGGACGCCGATGACATCGGCCAGTACGAGAAGAACCTCAAGCACATGGTTGGCCTGGCCAAGGCGCGCCAGGACGCCACCGGCATGAAGCTGCTGTGGGGCACGGCCAACCTGTTCTCGCATCCGCGTTACATGAATGGTGCTTCCACCAATCCCGATTTCGCGGTGGTGGCGCGTGCGGCGGTGCAGGTGAAGGCTGCGCTGGAAGCCACGGTCGAGCTGGGCGGTGAGCACTATGTGTTCTGGGGCGGCCGCGAAGGTTATGCCTCGTTGGTGAATACCCAGATGAAGCGCGAGGTGGACCACTTCGCCCGCTTCCTGACGATGGCCCGCGACTACGGCCGCAGCATCGGCCTGAAGGGCAACTTCCTGATCGAGCCCAAGCCGATGGAGCCGATGAAGCACCAGTACGATTTCGACAGCGCGACCGTTGCCGGCTTCCTCAAGCAACACGGCCTGGAAAAGGACTTCAAGCTCAATATCGAGGCCAACCACGCCACGCTGTCCGGGCATACGTTTGAACACGATCTGCAGGTTGCGGCCGATCGCGGCCTGCTCGGCAGCATCGACGCCAACCGCGGCAACGCGCAGAACGGCTGGGACACCGACCAGTTCCCGACCGACCTGTATGACACCGTCGGCGCGATGCTGGTGGTGCTGCGCCAGGGCGGGCTGGAAGGCGGCTTGAACTTCGACGCCAAGGTACGCCGCGAGTCCACCGACATGGAGGACTTGTTCATTGCTCACGTCGGCGGTATGGATGCCTTTGCACGCGGTCTGGAAGTGGCGCACGCGCTGTTGACCGAATCGCCGCTGGAGCAGTGGCGCCAGCAGCGCTACGCCAGCTTCGACAGTGGCGCCGGGCGCGAGTTCGAGAACGGTGCACTGAGCCTGGCCGACCTGGTCAACCTGGCCGGCAAGGCCGGTGAGCCGGCGCAGATCAGCGGCAAGCAGGAAAAGTACGAGAATCTGCTCAACCAGTACCTGCTGCGCTGA
- the xylB gene encoding xylulokinase has product MDLVAGIDAGTQSLKVVVYDPAGRIIVASTSTALEMSSAADGSREQLPGDWVAALHECFRALEPSVRARIGAMAVSGQQHGFVPVDAAGDVLAPAKLWCDTSTSAECTQIMDAVGGVARTIALAGNPVLTGYTASKLPWTKTHRPEAYAQLATILLPHDYLNFVLTGQRFCEYGDASGTGWLDVRTRTWSAELLQATDPQRDLAACLPRIAAPEELFDIDPATATALGLPATVKVAVGGGDNMMAAIGTGCVQQGRLAMSLGTSGTLFAYSDTPVVDPDGAWAAFCSSTGGWLPLICTMNCTVATEQVAAAFGFSTRDGDAHLRSTAPGADGLVMLPFLNGERTPNLPFGKGVLAGLDTTNMTPAHIYRAAMEGATYSLKYGYDAFVRAGMRFERIVLTGGGSNSGAWRQLVADVFGLPVDVPTQSEGAAFGAALQALWALGLSRGDSASIAEIANRHVAVDPVLSALPDPARTQAYATAYAGFLRHLDAITPLQRG; this is encoded by the coding sequence ATGGATCTGGTTGCCGGAATTGATGCGGGTACGCAAAGTCTGAAGGTGGTGGTCTACGACCCTGCCGGGCGCATCATTGTTGCCAGTACCAGCACCGCGCTGGAGATGAGCAGCGCTGCCGACGGCAGCCGCGAACAGCTGCCCGGCGACTGGGTGGCAGCGTTGCATGAATGCTTCCGCGCGCTTGAGCCATCGGTGCGTGCGCGCATCGGAGCGATGGCGGTATCGGGGCAGCAGCATGGCTTCGTGCCGGTGGATGCAGCAGGTGACGTGCTTGCACCGGCAAAATTGTGGTGCGACACCAGCACCTCGGCGGAATGCACGCAGATCATGGACGCAGTAGGCGGCGTGGCGCGCACCATCGCCTTGGCCGGCAATCCGGTGCTCACCGGTTATACCGCCTCCAAGCTGCCGTGGACCAAAACGCATCGGCCCGAGGCGTACGCGCAATTGGCCACCATCCTGTTGCCGCACGACTACCTGAACTTCGTGCTGACCGGCCAGCGCTTCTGCGAATACGGCGACGCGTCGGGCACCGGCTGGCTGGATGTGCGCACCCGCACCTGGTCTGCGGAACTGCTGCAGGCCACCGATCCGCAGCGCGATCTGGCAGCCTGCCTGCCGCGGATTGCCGCGCCGGAGGAGCTGTTCGATATCGATCCGGCCACCGCAACGGCGCTGGGCCTGCCGGCAACGGTGAAGGTGGCTGTGGGCGGCGGCGACAACATGATGGCGGCGATCGGCACTGGTTGCGTGCAACAGGGCCGGCTGGCCATGAGCCTGGGCACATCGGGCACGCTGTTCGCCTATTCGGACACGCCGGTGGTTGACCCTGACGGTGCATGGGCCGCGTTCTGCTCGTCCACCGGTGGTTGGCTGCCCCTGATCTGCACAATGAACTGCACCGTGGCAACCGAACAGGTGGCCGCGGCATTCGGCTTCAGCACGCGCGATGGCGATGCCCATCTGCGCAGCACCGCGCCCGGTGCCGATGGCCTGGTGATGCTGCCATTCCTCAACGGCGAGCGCACGCCCAACCTGCCATTCGGCAAGGGCGTACTGGCCGGACTGGACACCACCAACATGACCCCCGCGCACATCTACCGCGCGGCCATGGAAGGTGCCACCTACAGCCTGAAATACGGCTATGACGCCTTTGTCCGCGCCGGCATGCGGTTCGAGCGCATCGTGCTGACCGGCGGCGGCAGCAACAGCGGCGCATGGCGACAGCTGGTGGCCGATGTATTCGGCCTGCCGGTCGACGTGCCAACGCAGTCCGAAGGCGCCGCCTTCGGCGCCGCACTGCAGGCGCTGTGGGCGCTGGGTCTTTCGCGCGGTGACAGCGCCTCCATCGCCGAGATCGCAAACCGCCATGTCGCGGTTGATCCGGTGCTGTCGGCACTGCCTGATCCGGCCCGCACCCAGGCCTATGCCACGGCCTATGCAGGTTTTCTGCGACACCTCGACGCCATCACGCCGCTGCAGCGCGGCTGA
- a CDS encoding tryptophan halogenase family protein, with amino-acid sequence MDAAKTHDGARVRKVVIAGGGTAGWLAGCALAHQFRDQLEITLVESEQIGTVGVGESTVPPIRTFHRFLQIDEQEFLRAVAGTFKLSISFENWRRPGERFFHPFGTIGKGTWATPFHHFWLDSLRRGMPSDLGDFCLESVASRGDQFSLQTQPEASYAYHFDAGLYAKFLRRKAEGHGLRRVEGKIREVRQHVHDGSVQALVLEDGQVIDGDLFIDCTGFRGLLTEQTLHTGYEDWNEWLPSDRAVAVQTEAVGPPVPYTRAIAHEAGWRWHIALQHRVGCGLVFSGKHMSDDEAHAKLLRDVGAPPLRDPWLVPFRSGRRLKAWNKNVVALGLASGFIEPLESTSIHLTISAVVRLIQLFPFDGMSASLVDLYNDVSRQEMEHVRDFIILHYHATQRDEPMWKACREMTLPESLQLRLRAWRERAHAWQDPGELFRVDSWTSVLMGQGIQPGSPHPLARALGDADMRTLLNTIRQPVQHAAAQMPSQAAFIEQYCKAAPDVWPQSVALA; translated from the coding sequence TTGGACGCTGCAAAGACACACGATGGTGCCCGGGTCCGCAAGGTCGTCATCGCCGGCGGCGGCACTGCAGGCTGGTTGGCTGGCTGTGCGCTGGCCCACCAGTTCCGCGATCAGCTGGAGATAACCCTGGTCGAGTCCGAACAGATCGGTACCGTGGGCGTGGGCGAATCGACCGTGCCGCCGATCCGTACCTTCCACCGCTTCCTGCAGATCGACGAACAGGAGTTCCTGCGCGCGGTCGCCGGCACCTTCAAGCTCTCCATCTCGTTCGAGAACTGGCGCCGCCCCGGCGAACGCTTCTTCCATCCGTTCGGCACCATCGGCAAGGGTACCTGGGCAACCCCGTTCCACCATTTCTGGCTGGACAGCCTGCGTCGTGGCATGCCATCGGACCTGGGTGACTTCTGTCTGGAAAGCGTCGCTTCACGCGGTGACCAGTTTTCCCTGCAGACCCAACCCGAGGCCAGCTACGCCTACCATTTCGATGCCGGGCTCTACGCAAAATTCCTGCGCCGCAAAGCCGAGGGCCACGGCCTGCGGCGGGTGGAAGGGAAGATCCGCGAGGTCAGGCAGCATGTGCATGATGGCTCGGTTCAAGCCTTGGTGCTGGAAGACGGGCAGGTCATCGACGGCGATCTGTTCATCGATTGCACCGGCTTCCGTGGCTTGTTGACCGAGCAGACCCTGCATACCGGTTATGAGGACTGGAACGAATGGCTGCCCAGTGACCGCGCTGTCGCCGTGCAGACCGAAGCAGTCGGGCCGCCGGTGCCGTATACGCGCGCCATCGCGCACGAAGCCGGCTGGCGTTGGCATATCGCCCTGCAGCACCGGGTTGGGTGTGGGCTGGTGTTCTCCGGCAAGCACATGTCCGATGACGAGGCGCATGCCAAGCTGCTGCGCGATGTGGGCGCACCACCGCTGCGCGATCCGTGGCTGGTGCCGTTCCGCAGCGGGCGCCGGCTCAAGGCATGGAACAAGAACGTGGTGGCGCTGGGTCTTGCCAGCGGCTTCATCGAGCCATTGGAGTCGACCAGCATCCACCTGACCATCAGTGCGGTGGTGCGGCTTATCCAGCTGTTTCCCTTCGACGGCATGAGCGCGTCGTTGGTGGACCTGTACAACGATGTCAGCCGCCAGGAAATGGAGCACGTGCGTGACTTCATCATCCTGCATTACCACGCCACCCAGCGCGACGAGCCGATGTGGAAAGCCTGCCGCGAGATGACGCTGCCGGAGTCGTTGCAGCTGCGGCTGCGCGCCTGGCGTGAGCGCGCGCATGCCTGGCAGGACCCCGGTGAATTGTTCCGGGTGGATTCCTGGACCAGCGTGCTGATGGGGCAGGGCATCCAGCCGGGAAGTCCGCACCCGTTGGCGCGCGCCTTGGGTGATGCCGACATGCGCACGCTGTTGAACACGATCCGGCAACCGGTGCAGCACGCCGCTGCGCAGATGCCGTCGCAGGCCGCGTTCATCGAGCAGTACTGCAAGGCCGCGCCGGATGTATGGCCACAATCGGTGGCCTTGGCGTAA
- a CDS encoding cupin-like domain-containing protein, producing MRTLDGLDPDALPMQALLDEGQPTVLKGIARDWGLVQAGLESTQHALAYLRRFDAGVQVPYSYGAPEIAGRPFYNADFTQLNFEVRRGVLTQVLDEISENLDVAQPPTYYVASLLIERALPGFAQANDAGLAGQGINASASIWIGNRVTASCHYDIPDNLACCAVGRRQFTLFPPEQIDNLYPGPLAPTPGGQVVSVVDFDNPDFERYPRFRHALAAAHTAVLEPGDAIFIPGLWWHHVRSLAPFNVLVNYWWRGTPAFLPSPLTALQHAMWALRDLPEREKQAWAKMFEYYVFGPGERAGQHLPEAARGDLAPFDETQARRMRAMLLGQLNR from the coding sequence ATGCGAACGCTGGACGGCCTCGATCCCGATGCGCTACCAATGCAGGCGCTGTTGGACGAGGGGCAGCCGACGGTGCTCAAGGGAATCGCGCGCGACTGGGGCTTGGTCCAGGCAGGGCTGGAGTCCACCCAACACGCGCTTGCCTACCTGCGCCGCTTCGATGCCGGCGTACAGGTGCCGTACTCCTACGGCGCCCCTGAAATTGCAGGGCGCCCGTTCTACAACGCCGACTTCACCCAGTTGAACTTCGAGGTCCGGCGCGGCGTGCTGACCCAGGTGCTGGATGAAATTTCGGAGAACCTGGATGTTGCGCAGCCGCCGACCTATTACGTCGCCTCGCTGCTGATCGAGCGGGCGCTGCCCGGTTTCGCGCAGGCCAATGATGCCGGCCTGGCCGGGCAGGGCATCAACGCCTCGGCCAGCATCTGGATCGGCAATCGGGTGACTGCTTCCTGTCATTACGACATTCCCGACAACCTGGCCTGCTGTGCGGTAGGGCGTCGCCAGTTCACCCTTTTCCCGCCCGAGCAGATCGACAATCTCTATCCCGGCCCGCTTGCCCCCACTCCGGGTGGACAGGTGGTCAGCGTGGTCGATTTCGACAACCCGGATTTCGAACGTTACCCGCGGTTCCGCCACGCCTTGGCCGCAGCCCACACTGCGGTGCTTGAACCCGGCGATGCCATCTTCATTCCCGGCCTGTGGTGGCACCATGTGCGCAGCCTGGCACCGTTCAACGTGCTGGTGAATTACTGGTGGCGCGGTACGCCGGCCTTTCTGCCCTCACCGCTGACGGCGTTGCAGCATGCGATGTGGGCCCTGCGCGACCTGCCCGAGCGGGAGAAGCAGGCCTGGGCGAAGATGTTCGAGTACTACGTGTTCGGTCCTGGCGAGCGGGCAGGGCAGCACCTGCCCGAAGCTGCCCGTGGCGACCTGGCACCGTTTGACGAAACACAGGCGCGGCGCATGCGCGCCATGCTGCTGGGCCAACTCAACCGCTGA